A genomic segment from Necator americanus strain Aroian chromosome III, whole genome shotgun sequence encodes:
- a CDS encoding hypothetical protein (NECATOR_CHRIII.G10054.T1), protein MAGLKDDECRRKFRQRVSIHVGVRTSKKLSDADSFTKCIQDAAKETLSVLLPLKKFAFASAETKSTYISVCVARSAGDFNQEKRLRRKLRRQLQQDRTR, encoded by the coding sequence atggcaggtctgaaagacgatgaatgcagaagaaaattccgccaacgtgtgtctattcatgttggagtacggaccagcaagaagcttagcgatgcggattccttcacaaagtgcatccaggacgctgcaaaggaaacgctctcggttctattgccgctgaagaagtttgccttcgcgtctgcggaaacaaaatccacatacatttctgtatgtgtcgcgcgcagcgctggtgacttcaaccaggaaaagcgtcttagaaggaagctgcgtcgtcaactgcaacaagaccgaacgcgataa
- a CDS encoding hypothetical protein (NECATOR_CHRIII.G10055.T1), giving the protein MGIEQQSDVLGKWYYAAERTSDNGDRLVDLCEPTDLIIASTFKRNHRRHQLTWQGSTLLTPEEQRKRPTMRTLKLQLELRSGEEHSSVRYPKI; this is encoded by the coding sequence atgggaatcgaacagcaatccgatgtgctaggaaaatggtactatgcagcggagcgcacgtcggacaacggtgaccgtctggtcgacttgtgcgaaccgacggacctcatcatcgcttccacgtttaagaggaatcatcgacgccatcagctcacgtggcagggatcaacccttttaacgcctgaagagcagcgcaagcgaccgacgatgaggactcttaagcttcagctcgagctacgttctggcgaggaacattcctcagtcagatatccaaaaatctag
- a CDS encoding hypothetical protein (NECATOR_CHRIII.G10056.T1), whose amino-acid sequence MRDRPVISIENYTIYCGDADENKVGGCAIAVRNDYKNLVEVFGSTSSRCAFLRLRDRRGRKLWIVSAHAPTETAEDNSKDVFYDELNALMSNTKYQASRWLLSESTQMRRWESNSNPMC is encoded by the coding sequence atgagagatcggcctgtcatcagcatcgaaaattacaccatatactgcggcgatgctgatgagaacaaagtaggtggctgcgcgatagctgtgaggaacgattacaagaacctggtggaggtatttggctcaacgtcgtctagatgcgcctttttacgactgcgggatcgcagaggacgtaaactctggatcgtaagtgcgcacgcacctacggaaaccgctgaggacaacagtaaggacgtcttctatgatgaactcaatgcgttgatgtctaataccaaataccaagccagcaggtggttattgtcggaatcgacgcaaatgcgaagatgggaatcgaacagcaatccgatgtgctag